The sequence GGACTCGCCGGCGGATGCGGTCGCTGACCTGCCGCCGGGGGGCGCGGCGGCCGACCGCTCGGCCCCGCCGACGGCGACATCGCCCCGCAGGCTCTGCATTCGCCGTTCGTCCGATCAACCGACGGAGTGGCGGGCGGGCGGGTGGCTCGATCGGGGCGGTGTCTTGGCGGCGGGCCTATGCCAGCGGGGCGCTCGGCTCGGGCGTCGGGTCGCCCGTCGGGGCGCGGACCTCAGCCGACGGTCGCGGTGAGGCGGGCCAGCATCACCGACGTGAGGCGGTGGGCGGCGTCGGCGGCCGAGTCGGCATCGTGGGCCGCGATCGCGGCCGCGAGTTCGCCCTGGGTAGCCAGGTCCGCGGCCTCGGGCGCGCTCAGCGGACGGGTCACGGCCGCGTTCTGATGAATCGCCGCGACCAGGCTGTTGTACGCGAGCTGGTAGGCCACGTTCTCCCCGGCCACGACGATCAACCGCCAGAACTGCTCGTACCGCTCGGCCAGCACCAGCGGATCCATGATCCCGGCCGACGCCCCCACGAAAGCCTCGATCTCCCCCGCCGCGGCCGCCGACGCCCGCTCGGCCGCCAGTCGCGCCGCGTCGACGCCGATCGCCAGCCGCATCTCCAGCGCCGACCGCAGGATCACGCCCTCGGGCAGTGACGACGCCGCAAAATCGCTCACCGCGAGGTCGCTCAGGACCTCGAGCCCGGCCGAGACGCGCCAGTCGAGGACCCGGGTCGCGCCGCCGTGGCTCACCTCGACCAGGCGGGCCTGCTGGAGCCGGCGGATCGCCTCGCGCAGCCCGTGCCGGGCCACGCCGAACTGCTCGGCCAGCGCCCGCTCCCCCGGCAACGCCTCGCCGGGCGCCAGCGCCCCAGTGAGAATCGCGTCCCGCAACTGCTGGTAGACCGCGTCCGAGACGCCGCTCCGGGCGATCGGACCAAAGCTCACCGGGTCTGCCACACCCCCGACTCTACGTCCGCCGCGCCCCGGGCCTACTCTCCGCCGCCCGACGCCGGCGCGACACCGCCGGGCGCCGGTGCGACACCGGTCGGCGCCACCTCGGGCACCCACCCCGGCCCCCGGAACACGAATCCCAACCGATCCCGCCACCCCGAAACGCCACGCATCGCCCGTCCAATGGCGACATACTCCCCGAACGCCACCCGCACCGGGTTGTACGTCCCGACGTTCTTCGTCAGACCGTAAACAACCCGCTCACCCTCCGGCTCGAACGTCCCCAGCAGCCGGTCCCACACGATCAGGATCCCGCCGTAGTTGCGGTCCAGATACATCGACTGCGTCCCGTGGTGCACCCGATGATGCGACGGCGTGTTCAGCACCGCCTCGAACCAGCGCGGCATCCGGTCGATCCGCTCGGTGTGCAGGAAGAACTGGTACAGCAGGTTCACCGACTGCTGGAAGAAGATCATCCACGGCGGCAGCCCGATCGCCGCCAGCGGCAGCCAGAACGGCAGCGCGGTGAACGGCGTCCAGGGCTGACGCAGCGCGGTCGAGAAGTTGTAGCGCTCGCTCGAATGGTGCACGACGTGCGACGCCCACAGGATCCGGACCTCGTGGTGCGACCGGTGATACCAGTAGTACGCGAAGTCGTCGGCGAAGAAGAGCAGCACCCACACCCACACCGCATCAGCGGGCAGCCGCAACGGCGACAACGCGTAGACCCCGGCGTACGCGGCCAGCGTGACGAACTTCCACACCGCCTCGACGACCAGGAACCCCATCCCCATCGACAGGCTCGTGACCGTGTCCCAGGGCGTGTACCCGAGCTCGGCCCCGTCGCTCAGGAACCGGTAGGACGCGATCTCCAGCGCCACGAACAGGACGAAAACCGGCACCGCGAAGACGAGCAGGTAATCGGACGACATGCGGCCCAGCGTAAGCGCATCTGGTCCACTGGTTCAACCAGTTCCCCGCGGGAGGGCGTCGATCGCCGAGATGAACAGATCGAGCCCGAACTCGAAATCGGCCTCCGGATCGTGCGCCAGCAGCGCCGTCGCCGACGCCACCACGTGCGGGAACCGCGCCGGGTCGACCTCGATGTCGGCCACCCGGTCGAGCAGCTGCCCCAGCCAGAGCGCCTGCAACTGCGACCCCACCGCGTACGCCATCAACGCGTGCACGATCCGGACCGCGACCGCCCCGCGGAACCCGGCCCGGGCCGCCAGCGCGAGCGACCGCTCGGCCAGCCGCGACGCCGCCGTGCTCTCGATCGAGTGCGACAACACCACCCGCATCGCATGGGGGTACTCGTGGGCCGCCGCCCGAAAAGCGCGCACCAGCGCCCGCGTCTCGTCCCGCCAGTCGTCCACGAACGGAACCTCGTCCAGCCCCGCCACCACGTACTCCGCCACGCCCTCCATCAGCGCGGCCTTGTTCGGCACGTGGTTGTACAGCGACATCACCGCGACGCCGAGCTCGGCCGCCACCGCCCGCATCGACAGCGCCTCGGGCCCGTGCCGTTCGAGCAGCGCGACCGCCGCGTGCACGATGCGCCCGCGGGTGAGGACCGCACGCACCACCGGTTCCGGAGCCTCACGCATGCAACGCCACCGGCAACTCGTCGAAGCCGCGCAGCGTCCGGGTCGGGCGTCGCCGGGGACGGCCGGCCGCGGTCAGGTCCGGGTACCGCTCGAACAGCCGGCGCAACGCCTCCTCGCCCTCGATCCGGGCCAGCGACGCACCCAGGCAGTAGTGGACGCCGCTGGAGAACGCCAGGTGCTCCCGGGCGTTCGCCCGCCGGACGTCGAACCGCTCGGGGTCGGCGAACACCGCCGGATCCCGGTTCGCGCCGCCGATCAGGATCGACAGGAACGTCCCGGCCCGCACCGGCACGCCGGCGACCTCCGTGTCACGCAACGCCCGGCGGGCGGTGTTCTGCACCGGCGACTCGTACCGCAGGATCTCCTCGACCGCGTTGTCCCAACCCCCCTCGGCCAGCAGCAGAGCAAGCTGTGAGGGATGCGCGAGCAGCAGCGACACCCCGTTCCCGATCAGGTTGACCGTCGTCTCGAACCCGGCCGCCAGCAGTAGCCCGGCGATCGCCAGCAGCTCGGTCTCGGTGAGCGACTCCTCCTCCTGCACCAGCCGGCTCAACAGGTCGTCCCCCGGCGAACGGCGCAACCGGGCGAAGTGCCCGGACATCCACCCGTTCAGCTCCCGGATCGCCCGGTCGACCCGCCGGTACTCCCGATACGACAGCCCGACGTCGAGCACCGGAGCCGCCGTACTCCCCCAGGCGACGAACTGCGACCGCATGTCGGCCGGCACGCCGAGGATCTCCGCGATGATCGTCACCGGCAGCAGGCTGGCGTAGCTGCCCACGATGTCCGAGCGGCCCGAGAGCCCGTCCAGCAGCTCGTCGGCCAGCGACGCCACCCGCGGCCGCAGCGCCGCCATCGCCCGCGCGGTGAACACCTTCGAGACCAGCTTCCGGTACCGGGTGTGGTCGGGCGGATCCACCGCGAGCAGCGACGGCGGCGTCACCGGGCCGACCGTCCGGTTCGGCCGGGTCATCAGCCAGCGGGCCAGCGGCGGCAGCGCCTCCGGATCGGAGACGACGCCGAACGCGTCGCTGCGCAGCGCCCCGTCGGCGACCGCGTGGCTGGCCGTCGTCGCCATGAACTTCCCGCGCACCACCGGGCCGCGCGAGCGGATCCGGGCGTAGATCGGGAACGGATCGGCCCGGGCCGCCGGGTCGGTGAACAGCTGGGCCTGCAGGTCACCCTGCTTGCGCGCGCGGCTCAGCGCGAAGCGGGCGACGCCGTGCCGGGCCGACCAGGCCCCGGCCGCGAGCAGCTCGGCCTGAACCGGGCCGGGCCTCTTCGCGAGGGAAGGATCGCTGGTCAAGGTCATGACGGCTCCTCGGTACGTACTGCGTACGCCTCACGTACGTTGTACGTATCGTTCATCCGACTGTCAACGGGCGAGAGCTGAACGGCGGTCCCCGGGGCTGGTCACGACCACATAGGGTCACGCTGGTGAGCGATCCCACCAGCCCCCCGGGCACCTCAGCCCTCACCGTCCTCGGCAGCGACCTGACCGTGACGCTCGCCGATGGCACTATCAGTGATCACATCAACCTCGACTACGCGGCCACCGCGCCCTGCCTGGCCGTCGCCGCGGACGCGGTCAACGAGGCGCTCCCCTGGTACGCGAGCGTGCACCGCGGCGCCGGGGCCGCGTCCCAGCGCAGCACGCTGGCCTACGAGCGCGCCCGCCAGACGATCGGCGACTTCGTCGGCGCCCGGCCCGACGACTACGTCGTCTTCACCCGCAACACGACCGACGCGCTGAACCTGCTGGCCCGGTCGCTCCCGGCCAACACGACGGTCGTCGGCTGGGCCGGCGAGCACCACGCCAACCTGCTGCCCTGGGGTTCGTCCGCGGTCTCGCTGCCGGTCCCCCGCTCGGCGGGCGAGGCCGTCGACGGCCTCGACGCCGCACTGGCCGGCCTGCACGGCCCGGTCCTGGTGACGGTGACCGGCGCGTCGAACGTCACCGGCGAGGTGTGGCCGCTCGACCTGCTGACCGAGGTGGCCCACCGTCACGGCGCACGCATCGCGGTCGACGCCGCTCAGCTCGCGCCGCACCGCCCGGTGTCACTCTCCGAGTCCGACGTCGACTACCTCGCGTTCTCCGGCCACAAGCTGTACGCACCGTTCGGGGCCGGCGTGCTGGCCGGCCGGGCCGACTGGCTCGACGGCGCCGAGCCGTACCTGGTCGGCGGGGGCGCGACCGCGTTCGTGGCCGCCCACGCGTCCAACGGCCAGGTCTCGTACGCGGTGGACTGGAACTCCGGACCGGCCCGCCACGAGGCCGGCACGCCCAACCTCGTCGGCGCGGTGTCGATCGCCGCCGTGTGCGACGCGCTGAGCACGGCCGACCGGCCGGCGCTCGCGGCCGCCGAGGAGAAGCTCGTCCAGCGGCTGCGTGACGGCCTGGAGGCACTGCCGGGCGTCGGCGAGCTGCGGACGTTCCCGGCCGGGCACGACCGGGTCGGCATCGTCAGCTTCGCGGTGGCCGGCGTGGCCGCGTCGGACGTGTCGGCGCACCTGGCGACCCACCACGGCATCGGGGTCCGGGACGGGCTGTTCTGCGCCCACCCGCTGTCGCGTCGCCTGCTCGAGGACGCGTCCGCCCGGGTCGGCGCGGATCTCGGCCTGAGCGCCGTTCGCGCCAGCGTGGGCCTCGGTTCCACCGAGGAGCACGTCGACCGCCTGCTGCTCGGCATCTCCGAACTCACCCGCTGAGCCGGCGGCCGGCCGCACCCGGCCACCAGCTCAGGAAAAACCGGCTCAAACCGCAGGCAGCCTCGGCACACTCGCCACGAGCTTCCGGGTATACGCATGCGACGGCGCACCGAGCACCTGCCCGGTGTCACCCTGCTCCACGATCCGCCCCCGCTCCAGCACCACGGTCTCCGCGCACAGCGTCGACACGACGGCCAAATCGTGCGACACCATCACCAGCGTCAACCCCCGCTCCTCCCGGAGCGAGCCCAACAGATCCACGATCCGGACGCGCGTCGAGACGTCGAGCGCGCTGACCGGCTCGTCGGCCAGCAACACGCGCGGCTCGCACACGATCGCCCGAGCGATCGCGATCCGCTGACGCTGACCGCCGGAGAACTCGTGTGGGTAGCGATCCACCACGTCCGGCGGGAGCCCGACCGCGTCCAGCGCCGCCTCGACGCTGCCCGGCAGACGCAGCGACCGCAGCGGCTCGGACACGATCCGGCCGACCCGCTGGCGGGGATCCAGCGACGAGTACGGGTCCTGGAAGACCGTCTGCACCGACCGCCGGAACGCCCGCCCGGCCGCCCGCAGGTCCGCGCCCTCGAACAGCACCGCCCCTGAGGTCGGCCGGGCCAGCCCGAGCAGCAGGCGCAGCAGCGTCGTCTTGCCCGCCCCGGACTCCCCCACCAGCGCGAGACTGCGCCCCTCGGTCACCCCCACCGACACGTCCGACAGCACCGGCGCCCCACCGCGGTAGGCGAACCCCACGTTTCGGGCCTCGAGGATCATGACCACTCCAGAGCGGAATCCAGCGTGCGCGCGGCGGCCACCAGCGACCGGGTGTACGGGTGCTGCGGCGCCCGCAGCAGATCGGTCAGCACCCCGCGCTCGACCGCGACCCCGTGCTCCAGCACCACGACCCGGTCGGTGACCTTCGAGACGACGGCCAGGTCGTGGCTGATGAACAGCAGGCCCATCCCCCGGTCGCGCACCAGCCCGTCGAGGAGCGTCAGCACGTCGGCCTGCACGGTGACGTCGAGCGCGGTCGTCGGTTCGTCGGCGATGAGCAGCGCCGGACGGCAGGCCAGCGCCATCGCGATCGCCACCCGCTGCCGCTGCCCGCCCGAGATCTGGTGCGGGTAAGCCCGGGCGATCCGCTCGGGGTCGTCCAGCTTCACTTCGGCCAGCGCGTCGAGGACCGCCGGCCGGCCGCGACGCGACCCGAAGCGCTTCAGCGGGGCCGCGACCTGCGACCCGATCCGCATCAGCGGATCCAGGGCGGTCAGCGGTTCCTGGAACACGATCGCCGCCGACGACCCGCGCACCCGAGTCAACGCCCGATCCGACGCCCCGATCACCTCGGTCGAGCCCAGCCGCACGCTCCCCGACGCGGTCAGCCCCTCCGGAAGCAGCCCCAGCACCGCCAGCGCCGTCAACGACTTGCCCGACCCCGACTCGCCGATCAGCCCGAGCCGCTCTCCGGCGTCCACCGAGAACGACACGTCGGAGACCAGCTCCCGGTCCCCGGCCCGCACCGACAACCCCGACACCGACAGCACCGCGGTCATCGCGCCCTCCGCCGGGTC comes from Cryptosporangium phraense and encodes:
- a CDS encoding FadR/GntR family transcriptional regulator — translated: MADPVSFGPIARSGVSDAVYQQLRDAILTGALAPGEALPGERALAEQFGVARHGLREAIRRLQQARLVEVSHGGATRVLDWRVSAGLEVLSDLAVSDFAASSLPEGVILRSALEMRLAIGVDAARLAAERASAAAAGEIEAFVGASAGIMDPLVLAERYEQFWRLIVVAGENVAYQLAYNSLVAAIHQNAAVTRPLSAPEAADLATQGELAAAIAAHDADSAADAAHRLTSVMLARLTATVG
- a CDS encoding sterol desaturase family protein; the protein is MSSDYLLVFAVPVFVLFVALEIASYRFLSDGAELGYTPWDTVTSLSMGMGFLVVEAVWKFVTLAAYAGVYALSPLRLPADAVWVWVLLFFADDFAYYWYHRSHHEVRILWASHVVHHSSERYNFSTALRQPWTPFTALPFWLPLAAIGLPPWMIFFQQSVNLLYQFFLHTERIDRMPRWFEAVLNTPSHHRVHHGTQSMYLDRNYGGILIVWDRLLGTFEPEGERVVYGLTKNVGTYNPVRVAFGEYVAIGRAMRGVSGWRDRLGFVFRGPGWVPEVAPTGVAPAPGGVAPASGGGE
- a CDS encoding TetR/AcrR family transcriptional regulator; this encodes MREAPEPVVRAVLTRGRIVHAAVALLERHGPEALSMRAVAAELGVAVMSLYNHVPNKAALMEGVAEYVVAGLDEVPFVDDWRDETRALVRAFRAAAHEYPHAMRVVLSHSIESTAASRLAERSLALAARAGFRGAVAVRIVHALMAYAVGSQLQALWLGQLLDRVADIEVDPARFPHVVASATALLAHDPEADFEFGLDLFISAIDALPRGTG
- a CDS encoding cytochrome P450, whose amino-acid sequence is MTLTSDPSLAKRPGPVQAELLAAGAWSARHGVARFALSRARKQGDLQAQLFTDPAARADPFPIYARIRSRGPVVRGKFMATTASHAVADGALRSDAFGVVSDPEALPPLARWLMTRPNRTVGPVTPPSLLAVDPPDHTRYRKLVSKVFTARAMAALRPRVASLADELLDGLSGRSDIVGSYASLLPVTIIAEILGVPADMRSQFVAWGSTAAPVLDVGLSYREYRRVDRAIRELNGWMSGHFARLRRSPGDDLLSRLVQEEESLTETELLAIAGLLLAAGFETTVNLIGNGVSLLLAHPSQLALLLAEGGWDNAVEEILRYESPVQNTARRALRDTEVAGVPVRAGTFLSILIGGANRDPAVFADPERFDVRRANAREHLAFSSGVHYCLGASLARIEGEEALRRLFERYPDLTAAGRPRRRPTRTLRGFDELPVALHA
- a CDS encoding aminotransferase class V-fold PLP-dependent enzyme yields the protein MVSDPTSPPGTSALTVLGSDLTVTLADGTISDHINLDYAATAPCLAVAADAVNEALPWYASVHRGAGAASQRSTLAYERARQTIGDFVGARPDDYVVFTRNTTDALNLLARSLPANTTVVGWAGEHHANLLPWGSSAVSLPVPRSAGEAVDGLDAALAGLHGPVLVTVTGASNVTGEVWPLDLLTEVAHRHGARIAVDAAQLAPHRPVSLSESDVDYLAFSGHKLYAPFGAGVLAGRADWLDGAEPYLVGGGATAFVAAHASNGQVSYAVDWNSGPARHEAGTPNLVGAVSIAAVCDALSTADRPALAAAEEKLVQRLRDGLEALPGVGELRTFPAGHDRVGIVSFAVAGVAASDVSAHLATHHGIGVRDGLFCAHPLSRRLLEDASARVGADLGLSAVRASVGLGSTEEHVDRLLLGISELTR
- a CDS encoding ABC transporter ATP-binding protein; protein product: MILEARNVGFAYRGGAPVLSDVSVGVTEGRSLALVGESGAGKTTLLRLLLGLARPTSGAVLFEGADLRAAGRAFRRSVQTVFQDPYSSLDPRQRVGRIVSEPLRSLRLPGSVEAALDAVGLPPDVVDRYPHEFSGGQRQRIAIARAIVCEPRVLLADEPVSALDVSTRVRIVDLLGSLREERGLTLVMVSHDLAVVSTLCAETVVLERGRIVEQGDTGQVLGAPSHAYTRKLVASVPRLPAV
- a CDS encoding ATP-binding cassette domain-containing protein, translating into MTAVLSVSGLSVRAGDRELVSDVSFSVDAGERLGLIGESGSGKSLTALAVLGLLPEGLTASGSVRLGSTEVIGASDRALTRVRGSSAAIVFQEPLTALDPLMRIGSQVAAPLKRFGSRRGRPAVLDALAEVKLDDPERIARAYPHQISGGQRQRVAIAMALACRPALLIADEPTTALDVTVQADVLTLLDGLVRDRGMGLLFISHDLAVVSKVTDRVVVLEHGVAVERGVLTDLLRAPQHPYTRSLVAAARTLDSALEWS